A single genomic interval of Spirosoma taeanense harbors:
- a CDS encoding rhamnogalacturonan acetylesterase — MRLFLRIWAVFSLLTLSAFTTPPDKITVYLIGDSTMSIKPVKAYPETGWGMPFAYFFDQTVTVDNRAQNGRSTRTFIEENRWQPVADSLQEGDYVFIQFGHNDEVNTKKSYTTETEFKANLARFITESRARKAIPVLITPVARRKFDAAGKIEGTHTVYSELVRTVAAEYKTPLIDLDTQSQQLLQQFGVEHSKLLFLQLAPGEHPNYPEGKDDNTHFNELGARRIAEIVLSNIKSLKLDLADRIVKPQSVK, encoded by the coding sequence ATGCGTCTATTCCTGAGAATCTGGGCCGTGTTCAGCCTGCTGACACTTTCCGCTTTTACCACACCCCCCGACAAGATTACGGTTTATCTGATTGGCGATTCGACCATGTCCATCAAGCCGGTGAAAGCCTACCCGGAAACGGGCTGGGGCATGCCTTTCGCTTATTTTTTTGATCAGACCGTAACGGTCGATAATCGGGCGCAGAACGGCCGGAGTACTCGAACCTTTATCGAAGAAAACCGCTGGCAGCCGGTAGCGGATAGCCTACAGGAAGGCGACTATGTGTTCATCCAGTTTGGGCATAACGACGAGGTGAATACGAAAAAAAGTTACACGACCGAGACGGAGTTTAAAGCTAACCTGGCTCGATTTATTACCGAAAGCCGGGCCAGGAAAGCCATTCCCGTGCTCATCACCCCCGTCGCCCGCAGGAAGTTCGATGCGGCCGGAAAAATTGAAGGAACACATACGGTCTATTCTGAACTGGTACGTACAGTGGCTGCTGAGTATAAAACACCCTTAATCGACCTGGATACGCAAAGCCAGCAACTCCTGCAACAGTTTGGCGTAGAGCATTCCAAACTTTTATTCCTTCAGCTTGCTCCCGGTGAGCATCCTAACTACCCGGAAGGAAAAGACGATAACACCCATTTCAACGAACTGGGCGCCCGGCGTATCGCCGAAATCGTCCTGTCGAACATCAAGTCGCTGAAGCTCGATTTAGCCGACCGGATTGTAAAGCCGCAGAGCGTAAAGTGA
- a CDS encoding pectinesterase family protein has product MKQLLLITCLLINAIPGRSQATLSPTATVSFTVAQDGSGNYRTIQEAVNSFRDHMQVRVTLYVKNGVYTEKLVIPSWKPNIHIIGESKEGVIITGNDYSGKAYPGGRDGTGSDKYSTYTSYTVRVDAPDVILENLTIQNTAGRVGQAVALHVEGDRFVCKNCRLLGNQDTLYAAAEGSRQYYENCLIEGTTDFIFGKSISVFQSCTIKSLSDSFITAAATPDYQPYGFVFFDCKLIADPAAKKVYLGRPWRPYAKTIFIRTHMGDHILPVGWDNWGNAANEKTVLYAEAGSTGAGGNPSKRAGWAKQLSPKETRAYTLATIFSGEMGWVPNVQ; this is encoded by the coding sequence ATGAAACAACTGCTTCTCATCACTTGCCTGTTGATCAACGCCATTCCCGGACGGAGTCAGGCGACGCTATCGCCTACGGCCACCGTATCGTTCACAGTTGCTCAGGATGGCAGCGGTAACTACAGAACCATTCAGGAAGCCGTCAACAGCTTCCGCGATCATATGCAGGTGCGGGTAACCCTGTACGTAAAAAACGGGGTCTACACCGAGAAGCTCGTCATCCCTTCCTGGAAGCCCAATATTCATATCATCGGTGAAAGTAAAGAAGGCGTAATCATTACGGGAAATGACTATTCGGGGAAAGCGTATCCCGGTGGCAGGGACGGGACCGGCAGTGACAAATACAGTACCTATACCTCCTATACCGTTCGGGTCGATGCGCCCGATGTTATTCTGGAGAATCTGACCATTCAAAACACGGCCGGGCGCGTTGGGCAGGCGGTAGCCCTTCACGTAGAAGGGGATCGGTTTGTTTGTAAAAACTGCCGCCTGCTGGGCAACCAGGATACGCTCTATGCAGCCGCCGAAGGCAGTCGGCAGTATTATGAGAACTGTTTGATTGAGGGCACAACCGACTTCATCTTCGGCAAATCAATCTCCGTTTTCCAGTCGTGTACCATCAAAAGCCTGTCCGATTCCTTTATTACCGCAGCGGCCACCCCCGACTACCAGCCCTACGGTTTCGTTTTTTTCGACTGTAAACTGATCGCAGATCCAGCCGCTAAAAAAGTTTACCTGGGCCGTCCCTGGCGACCCTATGCCAAAACGATTTTCATCCGGACCCACATGGGCGACCATATTTTGCCCGTCGGCTGGGACAATTGGGGCAATGCCGCCAATGAAAAGACGGTTCTGTACGCTGAAGCCGGAAGCACGGGGGCGGGTGGAAATCCATCGAAGCGGGCAGGCTGGGCGAAACAGCTTTCTCCCAAAGAGACCCGCGCCTATACGCTGGCAACTATTTTTTCTGGCGAAATGGGCTGGGTACCTAACGTCCAATAA
- a CDS encoding glycoside hydrolase family 43 protein, producing MKLLPVVSLLFLLTTSGLAQTARPKPTSSATVTSSVSNVWVADLGNGSYKNPVLNADYSDPDVCRVGDDYYLVASSFDAIPGLPILHSRDLVNWTIIGHALKRQPPFEHFEKTQHGNGVWAPAIRYHNKEFYIYYPDPDFGIYLTKATNPAGPWSEPVLVEGGKGLIDPCPLWDDNGQVYLVHGWAGSRAGIKSILTVKKLNAEGTKVMDEGAIVYDGHETDPTIEGPKLYKRNGYYYIFAPAGGVSTGWQLVLRSKNIYGPYERKVVMDQGKSPINGPHQGAWVDTEPVNGKPGEDWFLHFQDKEAYGRVVHLQPMKWVNDWPVIGIDTDGDGKGEPVLTHKKPTVAGPTPGKEFSIATPAESDEFNTMTLGRQWQWQANPKGIWHTTSNQSFLRLYSYKTPEDAKNNWDVPNLLLQKFPAERFMATTKLTFKPNPKLENERVGLIVMGLSYANLVLKSSKDGVSLVYGVCKKASENKAEAEQVIAKVNAGSPVYLRVVVTEGAKCQFSYSLDGQTFTNTGDPFQAEVGRWIGAKMGIFCTRTTQINDSGYADFDWFRVESVSTTNP from the coding sequence ATGAAGCTACTACCCGTAGTAAGTTTATTGTTCTTACTAACAACGTCGGGGCTTGCCCAAACGGCCCGGCCCAAACCCACGTCATCAGCTACCGTTACTTCATCGGTATCCAACGTATGGGTGGCTGATTTAGGCAATGGAAGCTACAAAAATCCCGTCCTGAACGCTGACTATTCTGACCCGGATGTATGCCGGGTGGGCGACGATTATTATCTGGTTGCGTCGAGCTTTGATGCCATTCCCGGTCTACCTATCCTCCATTCCAGAGACCTGGTCAACTGGACCATCATTGGCCATGCGCTGAAACGCCAGCCGCCATTCGAGCATTTTGAGAAAACCCAGCATGGCAACGGAGTGTGGGCGCCCGCCATCCGATATCACAACAAGGAATTTTATATCTATTACCCTGACCCCGATTTTGGCATTTACCTGACCAAAGCAACCAATCCCGCCGGTCCCTGGTCGGAGCCGGTACTGGTTGAGGGCGGAAAAGGTCTGATTGACCCGTGCCCGCTCTGGGACGACAACGGCCAGGTGTATCTGGTACACGGCTGGGCTGGCAGTCGGGCCGGGATCAAAAGCATTCTTACGGTCAAGAAGCTCAACGCCGAAGGCACTAAAGTCATGGATGAAGGAGCCATCGTCTACGACGGCCACGAAACCGACCCCACCATCGAAGGTCCGAAGCTGTATAAACGGAACGGCTACTACTACATTTTCGCTCCGGCCGGTGGGGTTTCCACAGGTTGGCAGCTCGTGCTACGATCAAAAAACATCTACGGTCCCTACGAACGGAAAGTAGTGATGGATCAGGGAAAAAGCCCAATCAATGGGCCTCATCAGGGAGCCTGGGTTGATACAGAGCCCGTGAATGGTAAACCCGGTGAAGACTGGTTTCTACATTTTCAGGACAAGGAAGCGTATGGCCGAGTCGTGCATCTGCAACCGATGAAGTGGGTGAATGATTGGCCCGTGATCGGTATCGATACAGACGGCGACGGGAAAGGAGAACCGGTATTGACGCATAAAAAACCGACCGTAGCGGGGCCCACTCCCGGCAAAGAATTTTCGATAGCTACTCCGGCCGAGTCGGACGAGTTCAACACAATGACGCTCGGGCGACAATGGCAGTGGCAGGCGAACCCTAAAGGCATTTGGCATACCACCAGCAACCAGAGCTTTCTGCGCTTATATTCTTACAAAACGCCGGAAGACGCCAAAAATAACTGGGACGTACCGAATCTGTTGCTGCAAAAGTTTCCGGCCGAGCGATTCATGGCGACCACAAAGTTGACCTTTAAGCCGAATCCGAAACTGGAGAATGAACGCGTTGGACTGATTGTCATGGGCCTGAGCTATGCTAACCTGGTGCTGAAAAGCAGCAAGGATGGGGTTAGTCTGGTCTATGGCGTTTGCAAAAAGGCATCGGAGAATAAAGCCGAAGCCGAACAGGTAATTGCTAAAGTAAATGCAGGCAGCCCGGTGTATCTGCGGGTTGTGGTGACTGAAGGAGCAAAATGCCAGTTTAGCTACAGCCTGGATGGACAGACATTCACGAACACCGGCGATCCATTCCAGGCCGAAGTAGGGCGCTGGATTGGCGCTAAGATGGGCATATTCTGTACCCGTACCACGCAGATAAACGATTCAGGCTATGCCGATTTTGACTGGTTTCGGGTCGAATCCGTCTCAACAACGAATCCATAA
- a CDS encoding alpha/beta hydrolase, with amino-acid sequence MKKIFGQRTLAFAGIVWLTVTIASAQIGPTGGRDTSFTVRKSYLQEKKYHPDITLADSTRPMGVQVARNITYTTPIAGRNLLLDVYSPPASSTRLFPAILMVHGGGWRSGDRSHNSTLSGQLAAKGYVAIPAEYRLSTEALYPAAVHDLKAAIRWMRANAARYHIDLERIAVLGFSAGGQLAALIGSTNQNPAFEGSGGNARFSSEVQAVIDIDGVLAFIHPESGEGDDSKSTSAATYWFGYSKSQKPELWQEASALSHIDRHTPPILFINSSVDRMHGGRDDLIKKLSAFGTYSEVHTFADAPHTFMFFNPWFTPTLTYIVDFLRRVLPEK; translated from the coding sequence ATGAAAAAAATCTTCGGGCAACGAACCCTGGCTTTTGCAGGCATTGTCTGGCTGACGGTTACAATAGCCTCGGCGCAAATTGGTCCAACAGGCGGCAGAGATACGTCGTTCACCGTGCGTAAATCGTATCTGCAGGAAAAGAAATACCACCCCGACATTACGCTGGCTGATTCAACACGACCAATGGGTGTTCAGGTAGCCAGAAACATTACCTACACTACCCCCATAGCTGGCCGAAACCTGCTATTAGATGTTTATTCTCCTCCTGCCTCTTCCACCAGGCTCTTTCCCGCCATTCTGATGGTTCATGGTGGGGGCTGGCGCTCTGGTGACCGCTCGCACAACAGTACACTGTCTGGTCAGCTGGCTGCCAAAGGCTATGTGGCCATCCCGGCGGAATATCGTCTGTCAACAGAAGCGTTATATCCGGCAGCGGTCCATGATCTGAAAGCGGCTATTCGCTGGATGCGGGCCAATGCCGCCAGGTACCATATTGATCTGGAGCGAATTGCAGTTCTGGGTTTTTCGGCGGGCGGACAGTTAGCCGCCCTGATAGGCAGTACGAACCAGAATCCAGCGTTCGAGGGGTCGGGTGGCAATGCCCGCTTTTCGAGCGAAGTACAGGCGGTTATCGATATTGACGGTGTGCTGGCCTTTATTCATCCCGAATCAGGAGAAGGGGATGATTCAAAGTCGACCTCAGCCGCTACGTACTGGTTTGGCTATTCCAAAAGTCAGAAACCCGAGTTATGGCAGGAAGCCTCAGCGCTTTCGCACATTGACAGGCATACACCACCCATTCTATTCATAAACAGTTCGGTAGATCGTATGCATGGCGGGCGCGACGATCTAATCAAAAAGCTTAGCGCCTTTGGCACCTATTCAGAAGTTCACACGTTTGCGGATGCACCCCATACGTTTATGTTTTTCAATCCGTGGTTTACGCCCACGCTGACATACATCGTTGACTTTCTGCGCCGGGTACTGCCGGAAAAATAA